From a single Nymphaea colorata isolate Beijing-Zhang1983 chromosome 4, ASM883128v2, whole genome shotgun sequence genomic region:
- the LOC116253086 gene encoding ceramide kinase isoform X3: MSLLKLDPRKQLTGVRRRRIGCFLIPLYFWIMLGRSTSPWILVDCRGSGLMIRLLDAGRCLLNCDSEMHRFVVHGFRRSKTQPSLWVLASYIFGHKDLKACKTWVEKIDNVLTQDVGRPKNLLVFVHPFSGKGKGCMIWESVSPIFTRAKVATKVIITQRAGHALDTMLSLTDEELKAYDGAVAVGGDGFFNEIMNGFLCTRHAAPYPPTPAEFSQSTHKDKGVMRQDDVSGPLLYSTQSIESASLNTGTGARALTTGQGHHFSLPHPWIRFGIIPAGSTDAIVISSTGVRDPVTSALHIVLGKQRFLDVARIVRWKVSSSSMGAPSVHYAASFAGYGFYGDVIKESETCRWMGPVRYDYAGTKVFLQHRSYEAEVFFVASNGKEEDNSETGTQMFRERIPNGPEKKFICRVECPICSEGIKPVQFLPNDDTSRSYSDYKCLRWTRTKGRFLSVGAAIISCRNERAPEGIVADAHLADGFLHLILIRDCPHALYLWHLTRLARKGSDPLDFKFVEHHKTPMFTFTSSGKASVWNLDGELFEAHQLSAQVFHGLISLFANGPEV, from the exons ATGAGTTTGTTGAAGTTGGATCCCCGAAAACAACTCACGGGCGTCCGCCGGAGGAGGATCGGTTGCTTCTTAATTCCACTTTATTTTTGGATTATGTTGGGGAGGTCAACGTCACCATGGATTCTAGTGGATTGTCGTGGAAGCGGATTGATGATTCG CCTACTAGATGCTGGGAGGTGTCTCCTGAACTGCGACTCAGAG ATGCACCGATTTGTGGTACATGGATTCAGAAGATCCAAAACACAACCTTCTCTTTGGGTTCTGGCATCGTACATTTTTGGACATAAAGATTTAAAGGCCTGTAAAACATGGGTAGAAAAAATAGACAACGTGTTGACCCAGGATGTTGGAAGGCCTAAAAACCTGCTG GTTTTTGTTCATCCATTtagtggaaaaggaaaaggatgtATGATATGGGAAAGCGTCTCTCCCATATTCACCCGTGCTAAAGTGGCCACAAAG GTGATAATAACGCAGAGGGCAGGGCATGCATTGGACACCATGCTATCTCTTACAGATGAGGAACTCAAGGCCTATGATGGTGCTGTTGCTGTA GGTGGTGATGGTTTCTTCAATGAAATAATGAATGGCTTTCTGTGTACGAGACATGCAGCTCCATATCCTCCCACACCTGCAGAGTTTTCACAGTCTACTCACAAGGATAAGG GAGTGATGCGGCAGGATGATGTTTCTGGTCCTCTTCTTTACAGTACACAGTCCATTGAGTCTGCCTCATTAAATACTG GTACTGGAGCAAGGGCATTGACCACAG GCCAAGGTCatcatttctctcttccacATCCATGGATTAGATTTGGAATTATTCCTGCAGGCTCAACCGATGCTATTGTGATTAG TTCTACTGGAGTTCGTGATCCTGTCACATCTGCATTGCACATTGTCCTTGGAAAACAAAGATTTCTTGATGTTGCTCGAATAGTCCGATGGAAAGTTAGTTCATCATCCATGGGAGCACCTTCTGTACATTATGCAGCTTCTTTTGCTGG GTATGGGTTTTATGGAGACGTAATCAAGGAGAGTGAGACTTGTCGCTGGATGGGCCCTGTTCGTTATGATTATGCTGGAACAAAGGTGTTTTTGCAGCACAG ATCATATGAAGCAGAGGTCTTTTTCGTGGCATCCAACGGAAAGGAGGAAGATAATAGTGAAACTGGGACCCAGATGTTTCGGGAAAGAATTCCAAATGGACcagaaaaaaagtttatatgccGGGTGGAGTGTCCCATTTGCAGTGAGGGCATAAAGCCTGTTCAGTTTCTTCCAAATGATGATACATCTCGAAGCTATTCAGATTACAAATGTTTAAGGTGGACAAGAACAAAGGGACGATTCTTAAGTGTAGGCGCAGCCATTATCTCTTGTCGTAATGAAAGGGCCCCTGAAGGAATAGTGGCTGATGCACACCTTGCAGATGGTTTCCTACATCTGATACTGATTAGGGATTGTCCTCATGCTCTTTATCTCTG GCATCTGACTCGGCTTGCAAGAAAAGGCTCTGATCCACttgattttaaatttgtggAACATCATAAA ACTCCAATGTTTACCTTCACTTCATCTGGCAAAGCAAGTGTGTGGAACTTAGATGGTGAACTCTTTGAAGCACACCAACTATCTGCTCAAGTTTTCCACGGTTTGATTAGTTTGTTCGCAAATGGGCCTGAAGTTTAA
- the LOC116253086 gene encoding ceramide kinase isoform X2, with product MPISWKPMEANQGGYAEIENMDEFVEVGSPKTTHGRPPEEDRLLLNSTLFLDYVGEVNVTMDSSGLSWKRIDDSPDNSTCLGIQFSHRGQSEIKFSEIYAVELANCGLIRECSLLDAGRCLLNCDSEMHRFVVHGFRRSKTQPSLWVLASYIFGHKDLKACKTWVEKIDNVLTQDVGRPKNLLVFVHPFSGKGKGCMIWESVSPIFTRAKVATKVIITQRAGHALDTMLSLTDEELKAYDGAVAVGGDGFFNEIMNGFLCTRHAAPYPPTPAEFSQSTHKDKGVMRQDDVSGPLLYSTQSIESASLNTGTGARALTTGQGHHFSLPHPWIRFGIIPAGSTDAIVISSTGVRDPVTSALHIVLGKQRFLDVARIVRWKVSSSSMGAPSVHYAASFAGYGFYGDVIKESETCRWMGPVRYDYAGTKVFLQHRSYEAEVFFVASNGKEEDNSETGTQMFRERIPNGPEKKFICRVECPICSEGIKPVQFLPNDDTSRSYSDYKCLRWTRTKGRFLSVGAAIISCRNERAPEGIVADAHLADGFLHLILIRDCPHALYLWFARRGEQPARKYRGLSRGRYASLA from the exons ATGCCCATTTCTTGGAAACCTATGGAGGCAAACCAAGGTGGATACGCGGAAATAGAGAATATGGATGAGTTTGTTGAAGTTGGATCCCCGAAAACAACTCACGGGCGTCCGCCGGAGGAGGATCGGTTGCTTCTTAATTCCACTTTATTTTTGGATTATGTTGGGGAGGTCAACGTCACCATGGATTCTAGTGGATTGTCGTGGAAGCGGATTGATGATTCG CCGGACAATTCTACTTGTCTCGGGATACAGTTCTCGCACAGGGGACAATCAGAGATCAAATTTTCAGAGATATATGCTGTTGAACTTGCTAATTGTGGCTTGATTCGTGAATGCAGCCTACTAGATGCTGGGAGGTGTCTCCTGAACTGCGACTCAGAG ATGCACCGATTTGTGGTACATGGATTCAGAAGATCCAAAACACAACCTTCTCTTTGGGTTCTGGCATCGTACATTTTTGGACATAAAGATTTAAAGGCCTGTAAAACATGGGTAGAAAAAATAGACAACGTGTTGACCCAGGATGTTGGAAGGCCTAAAAACCTGCTG GTTTTTGTTCATCCATTtagtggaaaaggaaaaggatgtATGATATGGGAAAGCGTCTCTCCCATATTCACCCGTGCTAAAGTGGCCACAAAG GTGATAATAACGCAGAGGGCAGGGCATGCATTGGACACCATGCTATCTCTTACAGATGAGGAACTCAAGGCCTATGATGGTGCTGTTGCTGTA GGTGGTGATGGTTTCTTCAATGAAATAATGAATGGCTTTCTGTGTACGAGACATGCAGCTCCATATCCTCCCACACCTGCAGAGTTTTCACAGTCTACTCACAAGGATAAGG GAGTGATGCGGCAGGATGATGTTTCTGGTCCTCTTCTTTACAGTACACAGTCCATTGAGTCTGCCTCATTAAATACTG GTACTGGAGCAAGGGCATTGACCACAG GCCAAGGTCatcatttctctcttccacATCCATGGATTAGATTTGGAATTATTCCTGCAGGCTCAACCGATGCTATTGTGATTAG TTCTACTGGAGTTCGTGATCCTGTCACATCTGCATTGCACATTGTCCTTGGAAAACAAAGATTTCTTGATGTTGCTCGAATAGTCCGATGGAAAGTTAGTTCATCATCCATGGGAGCACCTTCTGTACATTATGCAGCTTCTTTTGCTGG GTATGGGTTTTATGGAGACGTAATCAAGGAGAGTGAGACTTGTCGCTGGATGGGCCCTGTTCGTTATGATTATGCTGGAACAAAGGTGTTTTTGCAGCACAG ATCATATGAAGCAGAGGTCTTTTTCGTGGCATCCAACGGAAAGGAGGAAGATAATAGTGAAACTGGGACCCAGATGTTTCGGGAAAGAATTCCAAATGGACcagaaaaaaagtttatatgccGGGTGGAGTGTCCCATTTGCAGTGAGGGCATAAAGCCTGTTCAGTTTCTTCCAAATGATGATACATCTCGAAGCTATTCAGATTACAAATGTTTAAGGTGGACAAGAACAAAGGGACGATTCTTAAGTGTAGGCGCAGCCATTATCTCTTGTCGTAATGAAAGGGCCCCTGAAGGAATAGTGGCTGATGCACACCTTGCAGATGGTTTCCTACATCTGATACTGATTAGGGATTGTCCTCATGCTCTTTATCTCTG GTTTGCACGAAGAGGTGAGCAACCGGCCAGAAAATATAGAGGTCTTTCCAGAGGAAGATATGCTTCACTGGCTTGA
- the LOC116253086 gene encoding ceramide kinase isoform X1 — protein sequence MPISWKPMEANQGGYAEIENMDEFVEVGSPKTTHGRPPEEDRLLLNSTLFLDYVGEVNVTMDSSGLSWKRIDDSPDNSTCLGIQFSHRGQSEIKFSEIYAVELANCGLIRECSLLDAGRCLLNCDSEMHRFVVHGFRRSKTQPSLWVLASYIFGHKDLKACKTWVEKIDNVLTQDVGRPKNLLVFVHPFSGKGKGCMIWESVSPIFTRAKVATKVIITQRAGHALDTMLSLTDEELKAYDGAVAVGGDGFFNEIMNGFLCTRHAAPYPPTPAEFSQSTHKDKGVMRQDDVSGPLLYSTQSIESASLNTGTGARALTTGQGHHFSLPHPWIRFGIIPAGSTDAIVISSTGVRDPVTSALHIVLGKQRFLDVARIVRWKVSSSSMGAPSVHYAASFAGYGFYGDVIKESETCRWMGPVRYDYAGTKVFLQHRSYEAEVFFVASNGKEEDNSETGTQMFRERIPNGPEKKFICRVECPICSEGIKPVQFLPNDDTSRSYSDYKCLRWTRTKGRFLSVGAAIISCRNERAPEGIVADAHLADGFLHLILIRDCPHALYLWHLTRLARKGSDPLDFKFVEHHKTPMFTFTSSGKASVWNLDGELFEAHQLSAQVFHGLISLFANGPEV from the exons ATGCCCATTTCTTGGAAACCTATGGAGGCAAACCAAGGTGGATACGCGGAAATAGAGAATATGGATGAGTTTGTTGAAGTTGGATCCCCGAAAACAACTCACGGGCGTCCGCCGGAGGAGGATCGGTTGCTTCTTAATTCCACTTTATTTTTGGATTATGTTGGGGAGGTCAACGTCACCATGGATTCTAGTGGATTGTCGTGGAAGCGGATTGATGATTCG CCGGACAATTCTACTTGTCTCGGGATACAGTTCTCGCACAGGGGACAATCAGAGATCAAATTTTCAGAGATATATGCTGTTGAACTTGCTAATTGTGGCTTGATTCGTGAATGCAGCCTACTAGATGCTGGGAGGTGTCTCCTGAACTGCGACTCAGAG ATGCACCGATTTGTGGTACATGGATTCAGAAGATCCAAAACACAACCTTCTCTTTGGGTTCTGGCATCGTACATTTTTGGACATAAAGATTTAAAGGCCTGTAAAACATGGGTAGAAAAAATAGACAACGTGTTGACCCAGGATGTTGGAAGGCCTAAAAACCTGCTG GTTTTTGTTCATCCATTtagtggaaaaggaaaaggatgtATGATATGGGAAAGCGTCTCTCCCATATTCACCCGTGCTAAAGTGGCCACAAAG GTGATAATAACGCAGAGGGCAGGGCATGCATTGGACACCATGCTATCTCTTACAGATGAGGAACTCAAGGCCTATGATGGTGCTGTTGCTGTA GGTGGTGATGGTTTCTTCAATGAAATAATGAATGGCTTTCTGTGTACGAGACATGCAGCTCCATATCCTCCCACACCTGCAGAGTTTTCACAGTCTACTCACAAGGATAAGG GAGTGATGCGGCAGGATGATGTTTCTGGTCCTCTTCTTTACAGTACACAGTCCATTGAGTCTGCCTCATTAAATACTG GTACTGGAGCAAGGGCATTGACCACAG GCCAAGGTCatcatttctctcttccacATCCATGGATTAGATTTGGAATTATTCCTGCAGGCTCAACCGATGCTATTGTGATTAG TTCTACTGGAGTTCGTGATCCTGTCACATCTGCATTGCACATTGTCCTTGGAAAACAAAGATTTCTTGATGTTGCTCGAATAGTCCGATGGAAAGTTAGTTCATCATCCATGGGAGCACCTTCTGTACATTATGCAGCTTCTTTTGCTGG GTATGGGTTTTATGGAGACGTAATCAAGGAGAGTGAGACTTGTCGCTGGATGGGCCCTGTTCGTTATGATTATGCTGGAACAAAGGTGTTTTTGCAGCACAG ATCATATGAAGCAGAGGTCTTTTTCGTGGCATCCAACGGAAAGGAGGAAGATAATAGTGAAACTGGGACCCAGATGTTTCGGGAAAGAATTCCAAATGGACcagaaaaaaagtttatatgccGGGTGGAGTGTCCCATTTGCAGTGAGGGCATAAAGCCTGTTCAGTTTCTTCCAAATGATGATACATCTCGAAGCTATTCAGATTACAAATGTTTAAGGTGGACAAGAACAAAGGGACGATTCTTAAGTGTAGGCGCAGCCATTATCTCTTGTCGTAATGAAAGGGCCCCTGAAGGAATAGTGGCTGATGCACACCTTGCAGATGGTTTCCTACATCTGATACTGATTAGGGATTGTCCTCATGCTCTTTATCTCTG GCATCTGACTCGGCTTGCAAGAAAAGGCTCTGATCCACttgattttaaatttgtggAACATCATAAA ACTCCAATGTTTACCTTCACTTCATCTGGCAAAGCAAGTGTGTGGAACTTAGATGGTGAACTCTTTGAAGCACACCAACTATCTGCTCAAGTTTTCCACGGTTTGATTAGTTTGTTCGCAAATGGGCCTGAAGTTTAA
- the LOC116253086 gene encoding ceramide kinase isoform X4 encodes MPISWKPMEANQGGYAEIENMDEFVEVGSPKTTHGRPPEEDRLLLNSTLFLDYVGEVNVTMDSSGLSWKRIDDSPDNSTCLGIQFSHRGQSEIKFSEIYAVELANCGLIRECSLLDAGRCLLNCDSEMHRFVVHGFRRSKTQPSLWVLASYIFGHKDLKACKTWVEKIDNVLTQDVGRPKNLLVFVHPFSGKGKGCMIWESVSPIFTRAKVATKVIITQRAGHALDTMLSLTDEELKAYDGAVAVGGDGFFNEIMNGFLCTRHAAPYPPTPAEFSQSTHKDKGVMRQDDVSGPLLYSTQSIESASLNTGTGARALTTGQGHHFSLPHPWIRFGIIPAGSTDAIVISSTGVRDPVTSALHIVLGKQRFLDVARIVRWKVSSSSMGAPSVHYAASFAGYGFYGDVIKESETCRWMGPVRYDYAGTKVFLQHRSYEAEVFFVASNGKEEDNSETGTQMFRERIPNGPEKKFICRVECPICSEGIKPVQFLPNDDTSRSYSDYKCLRWTRTKGRFLSVGAAIISCRNERAPEGIVADAHLADGFLHLILIRDCPHALYL; translated from the exons ATGCCCATTTCTTGGAAACCTATGGAGGCAAACCAAGGTGGATACGCGGAAATAGAGAATATGGATGAGTTTGTTGAAGTTGGATCCCCGAAAACAACTCACGGGCGTCCGCCGGAGGAGGATCGGTTGCTTCTTAATTCCACTTTATTTTTGGATTATGTTGGGGAGGTCAACGTCACCATGGATTCTAGTGGATTGTCGTGGAAGCGGATTGATGATTCG CCGGACAATTCTACTTGTCTCGGGATACAGTTCTCGCACAGGGGACAATCAGAGATCAAATTTTCAGAGATATATGCTGTTGAACTTGCTAATTGTGGCTTGATTCGTGAATGCAGCCTACTAGATGCTGGGAGGTGTCTCCTGAACTGCGACTCAGAG ATGCACCGATTTGTGGTACATGGATTCAGAAGATCCAAAACACAACCTTCTCTTTGGGTTCTGGCATCGTACATTTTTGGACATAAAGATTTAAAGGCCTGTAAAACATGGGTAGAAAAAATAGACAACGTGTTGACCCAGGATGTTGGAAGGCCTAAAAACCTGCTG GTTTTTGTTCATCCATTtagtggaaaaggaaaaggatgtATGATATGGGAAAGCGTCTCTCCCATATTCACCCGTGCTAAAGTGGCCACAAAG GTGATAATAACGCAGAGGGCAGGGCATGCATTGGACACCATGCTATCTCTTACAGATGAGGAACTCAAGGCCTATGATGGTGCTGTTGCTGTA GGTGGTGATGGTTTCTTCAATGAAATAATGAATGGCTTTCTGTGTACGAGACATGCAGCTCCATATCCTCCCACACCTGCAGAGTTTTCACAGTCTACTCACAAGGATAAGG GAGTGATGCGGCAGGATGATGTTTCTGGTCCTCTTCTTTACAGTACACAGTCCATTGAGTCTGCCTCATTAAATACTG GTACTGGAGCAAGGGCATTGACCACAG GCCAAGGTCatcatttctctcttccacATCCATGGATTAGATTTGGAATTATTCCTGCAGGCTCAACCGATGCTATTGTGATTAG TTCTACTGGAGTTCGTGATCCTGTCACATCTGCATTGCACATTGTCCTTGGAAAACAAAGATTTCTTGATGTTGCTCGAATAGTCCGATGGAAAGTTAGTTCATCATCCATGGGAGCACCTTCTGTACATTATGCAGCTTCTTTTGCTGG GTATGGGTTTTATGGAGACGTAATCAAGGAGAGTGAGACTTGTCGCTGGATGGGCCCTGTTCGTTATGATTATGCTGGAACAAAGGTGTTTTTGCAGCACAG ATCATATGAAGCAGAGGTCTTTTTCGTGGCATCCAACGGAAAGGAGGAAGATAATAGTGAAACTGGGACCCAGATGTTTCGGGAAAGAATTCCAAATGGACcagaaaaaaagtttatatgccGGGTGGAGTGTCCCATTTGCAGTGAGGGCATAAAGCCTGTTCAGTTTCTTCCAAATGATGATACATCTCGAAGCTATTCAGATTACAAATGTTTAAGGTGGACAAGAACAAAGGGACGATTCTTAAGTGTAGGCGCAGCCATTATCTCTTGTCGTAATGAAAGGGCCCCTGAAGGAATAGTGGCTGATGCACACCTTGCAGATGGTTTCCTACATCTGATACTGATTAGGGATTGTCCTCATGCTCTTTATCTCTG